The segment AGGGAGACCAGGACGTCGCCGAGGACGTCGAGCTGCTTGCCGGACTTGGCCGAACACGGCACCACCTCGGCGTCGGGCCCCATCAGCTTCGACAGTTCCAGCAGCTGCTCGACCACCTTGTCGTGGCCGACGCGGTCGATCTTGGTGACGATGCCGACTTTGCGGGTGCGCGGCGTGGTGGCCATGATCTCTTCGATGATCCGGCGGTCGCCGGGGCCGATGGCCTCGTCGGCCGGGATGCAGACGCCGATGATGTCGACCTCGGAGTAGGTCTCGCGGACCAGGTCGTTGAGGCGTTTGCCGAGGAGGGTGCGCGGCTTGTGGAGTCCGGGGGTGTCGACCAGGATCAGCTGCGCGTCGGGCCGGGTGACGATGCCGCGGATGGTGTGCCGGGTGGTCTGCGGCCGGTTGGAGGTGATGGCCACCTTGTCGCCGACGAGGGCGTTGGTGAGCGTCGACTTGCCGGTGTTGG is part of the Gordonia phthalatica genome and harbors:
- the era gene encoding GTPase Era, producing the protein MTKTADTNRDGTFRSGFVCFVGRPNTGKSTLTNALVGDKVAITSNRPQTTRHTIRGIVTRPDAQLILVDTPGLHKPRTLLGKRLNDLVRETYSEVDIIGVCIPADEAIGPGDRRIIEEIMATTPRTRKVGIVTKIDRVGHDKVVEQLLELSKLMGPDAEVVPCSAKSGKQLDVLGDVLVSLCEEGPAFYPDGELTDEPEQVLMAEFIREAALEGVRDELPHSLAVVIEEVIPREDSDIVDVHAILYVERDSQKGIIIGRKGSRLKEVGTTARAQIERLLGTRIYLDLHVKVAKDWQRDPKQLGRLGF